One genomic region from Spirulina subsalsa PCC 9445 encodes:
- a CDS encoding PEP-CTERM sorting domain-containing protein (PEP-CTERM proteins occur, often in large numbers, in the proteomes of bacteria that also encode an exosortase, a predicted intramembrane cysteine proteinase. The presence of a PEP-CTERM domain at a protein's C-terminus predicts cleavage within the sorting domain, followed by covalent anchoring to some some component of the (usually Gram-negative) cell surface. Many PEP-CTERM proteins exhibit an unusual sequence composition that includes large numbers of potential glycosylation sites. Expression of one such protein has been shown restore the ability of a bacterium to form floc, a type of biofilm.) yields MKNLVKFVMTAGAALTLFLPSPVQAFTRSYTFELINITGPLSGEKIGGSFSFDATNMRGEGRESTSVRCLGDCSYNSHEFDGQLSFSFDFFGTTYTEEQEMFNMPIVYFLDGVPTRIYYRKADRSDMIPHFRFSAQGGTDAQGNTLPLRMFEYHLPWPDYGMGNASIMFTEDNGKRSYSSDINIPEPGVILGLVTVGLLGIATKKNSHTS; encoded by the coding sequence ATGAAAAATCTAGTTAAGTTTGTCATGACAGCAGGGGCAGCACTGACCCTATTTCTGCCCTCTCCCGTCCAAGCCTTCACCAGAAGCTACACCTTTGAATTAATCAACATCACAGGACCTTTATCCGGAGAAAAAATTGGTGGGTCGTTTAGTTTTGATGCAACAAATATGAGGGGAGAAGGTCGGGAGAGTACTTCCGTCAGGTGTCTTGGAGATTGCTCGTATAATTCACATGAATTTGATGGGCAATTGAGCTTTTCTTTCGACTTTTTTGGTACGACTTACACCGAAGAGCAGGAAATGTTCAATATGCCTATTGTATATTTCTTAGATGGCGTTCCCACAAGAATCTATTACCGAAAAGCCGACAGGAGCGACATGATTCCTCATTTTCGATTTAGCGCTCAAGGGGGAACCGATGCCCAAGGGAATACACTGCCCCTTCGGATGTTTGAGTATCATTTACCTTGGCCTGATTACGGCATGGGGAATGCCAGTATTATGTTTACCGAAGACAATGGTAAACGCTCTTACAGTTCCGATATTAATATTCCTGAACCCGGTGTAATCCTTGGACTGGTAACGGTGGGTTTATTGGGAATTGCGACCAAAAAAAATTCCCACACTTCTTAA
- a CDS encoding 16S rRNA (uracil(1498)-N(3))-methyltransferase, with protein MANRSQLQRLTITPSQRQGEQIRLTSEQEHYLLRVLRLGKGDRFIALLTGEGEAWIAEITQEGAILTQPLAGSGELPVAVSLMVALPKGNGFEEIVRCCTELGVVQFIPVISDRTLLKPSVQKVTRWRKIAQEAAEQSERLIIPTLLDPLPLNAALSQLDLTAKLSYWALARGANEHLLHHLIHNPSSQSTPEIILATGPEGGWTASEVTQAREKGFQVISLGERILRAVTAPIVAVSLLAAWSEQGKNQSPNP; from the coding sequence TTGGCTAATCGTTCTCAATTACAACGACTCACGATTACCCCCTCACAACGTCAAGGGGAGCAAATCCGCTTAACCTCAGAACAAGAGCATTATTTATTACGGGTTTTACGCTTAGGGAAAGGCGATCGCTTTATTGCCCTATTGACTGGAGAGGGAGAAGCTTGGATTGCCGAAATTACCCAGGAGGGGGCGATTCTCACCCAACCCCTAGCAGGGAGTGGGGAATTGCCTGTGGCCGTGAGTTTGATGGTAGCCTTACCCAAGGGGAATGGCTTTGAAGAGATTGTGCGCTGTTGTACTGAGTTGGGAGTGGTGCAGTTTATTCCGGTTATAAGCGATCGCACCCTCCTGAAGCCCAGCGTTCAAAAAGTCACACGCTGGCGCAAAATCGCCCAAGAAGCCGCCGAACAATCCGAACGGCTGATCATTCCCACCCTATTAGATCCCCTGCCCTTAAACGCAGCCCTCAGCCAATTAGATTTAACCGCCAAACTCAGCTACTGGGCTTTAGCACGGGGGGCTAATGAGCATTTACTGCACCACTTAATCCACAATCCCTCAAGCCAATCCACCCCCGAAATTATCCTAGCCACCGGCCCAGAAGGCGGCTGGACAGCTTCAGAAGTCACCCAAGCCCGAGAAAAGGGGTTTCAGGTCATTTCCCTCGGGGAACGCATCCTCCGCGCCGTTACAGCCCCCATAGTAGCCGTTTCCCTCCTAGCCGCTTGGTCTGAACAAGGAAAAAACCAATCCCCAAACCCGTAG
- a CDS encoding DUF3318 domain-containing protein gives MTSYAAASARAEMSELRRLKSLLPPELQSWVMVEAATDVNPPLIRCEEIGRDEIEIQVDLAKWDNLAIDQRNLMFWHEVGRIQNDTIPREGWEMAALAIGLGGAVGELWVQDGLLLLLALALCGVSGFRLWQKNNGEKRLAESLEADEKAIALATRFGYTLPNAYKSLGSALKTLIEQTPNRRARKQYETRLQALRRSASKAKAKMEQDKENRPVI, from the coding sequence ATGACATCCTATGCTGCCGCTTCTGCAAGAGCAGAAATGAGTGAACTCCGTCGTCTGAAAAGTCTTCTCCCCCCGGAATTACAAAGTTGGGTGATGGTGGAAGCTGCCACAGATGTAAACCCTCCCCTTATTCGCTGTGAAGAAATTGGGCGAGACGAAATTGAGATTCAGGTGGATCTCGCCAAGTGGGACAATTTAGCCATCGACCAGCGAAACTTGATGTTTTGGCACGAAGTCGGACGCATTCAAAATGACACCATCCCTCGGGAAGGTTGGGAAATGGCTGCCCTGGCCATTGGTTTAGGGGGTGCTGTGGGGGAATTGTGGGTGCAAGATGGTCTGTTGTTATTATTAGCCTTAGCCTTGTGTGGGGTTTCGGGATTCCGTCTCTGGCAGAAAAACAACGGGGAAAAACGGTTAGCGGAAAGTCTAGAAGCGGATGAGAAGGCGATCGCACTGGCCACCCGTTTTGGTTATACTCTCCCCAATGCCTACAAGAGTCTGGGCAGTGCCTTAAAGACTTTAATTGAACAAACCCCCAATCGCCGCGCCCGGAAGCAGTACGAAACCCGTTTACAAGCCTTACGGCGCAGTGCTTCTAAGGCGAAAGCAAAAATGGAGCAAGATAAAGAAAACCGCCCTGTGATCTAG